GTTGCGCTGCATGAAATCGCGGGCGCGTCCCGCGATCTCATCGGTGAGGAACGTGTCGGTCTGAATGGGCTCGTCCCCCGACCACAACGGCTGCACGGCCATAGCCTCGGCAGCCTGGCCATATTCAGAAACGGCGGCCTCCGAGTGGCGCAGGTAGTGCAGCCGTCCCATCGACTGCCCGGCGAGCCCGTAGAACGACTCCTGAAATCCATGCTTCGGCGGCGTGCCTCGGTCGCCAGGACCCTCGTCGCCATAATGCACCTTGCCGAAGTAGCCGGTGGCATAGCCCTCGTTCGATAGACGTTCGGCGATCGTGGGAGCACCCCCAATCCCAGACGTGTCGAACCACGTAGCGCCCCAACGCTGCTGGTATTGCCCTGTGATCATCGCCGCGCGCGATGGCGAGCAGATCGGTGCGGTGACGTAGGCGTCAGTGAACGAGGTGCCCTCGGCTGAGAGGCGATCGAGGTTCGGCGTCGACACGTCTGGGGAGCCCAGCGCCGAGCGGTCGGCATAGCCGTGGTCGTCGGAAACGATGAGAAGGATGTTGGGTGTCGTGCTCGTCATTCGGCGGTCTCCTGTCTTGCCGCGGCGCCCGTTCCGTCCCAGTTCAACGGCGTGAACGCGCCAAGCGGGTCGGGGTAGACGGCAGTGACCTGACCGGCGCCCGCCACGGGAAGTTCGGCACCGTCGATCGCCTCATCCGCGTGCTCGCTGAACCACGCGTGCATCTGCCGTCGCAGTTCATGAATCTCGCTCGCGTGCTCTGGTTGATCGACGCGATTCGTCGTCTCGCCCGGATCCGCCTCGAGATCATAGAACTCGTGAGGCCCGAACGGGTATCTGTGCACATACTTGCGCGTACGCGTGCGAATCATCCGAACGGGCCCATACTCGTCGTGCACGACAACCGGTCGCTCGAGGAGCTTCTCCCCGCAGAGCGCCGGCGCGAAGCTCGCTCCTGGCCCGGCCTCAAACGGGGCTGGGTCGATTCCGGCAAGCTCGAGGATGGTTGCAGCACAATCGTAGCCCGAGAGCAGGTCATCGACGACAGCTCCTTCCGTGATCTGACCTCGTTGCCGTGCGATGAACGGCACCATGACCGACTCGTCGTACATGTTCTGGGGGAACGTGCCGTTTCCCTTGCCCCAGATTCCGTGGTGACCGCAGTTGAAGCCGTTGTCGCTAGCGAACACGACGAGTGTGTCATCGCCGATGCCGAGGTCATCCAGCCGCTTGAGAACACGGCCGATAGCGGCATCCATCGCCGTCACGGCTGCGAAGTAGCCGATGAGAGCTTCTCGAGCATCTGCCTCGCCGCCAATGGGCACGCCGTCGACGGTCGGCTGCCACGGGTGGGGGTCACCTTGCGGACAAGAGTCGAAGGCACAGTCTCGATACAAGTCGGTGTATTCACGCGGATGCTGTCCAGCAAAGGGTTTGTGCGGGGCTGTGAAGTTGAGGGCGAGAAAGAACGGCTCCGTTCTTCGTGCTTCGGCGTCGACGAAGTCAATCGCATCATCGGCGAACACGTCAGTGAGGTAGCCCTCGATGTCTTCAGGAATCCCGTCGCGGTGCATGCGCGCGTGCCCATACGGGCTTCCGCCGCCTTCGAGGGCGAACCAGTGAACGAAGCCGTCACGTGGCACATCGCTCGCTCCGAGGTGCCACTTGCCCGACAGTCCGAGGCGATAGCCTGCGTCGGCGAGCGCAGCGGTGAACGTCGGCTGTCCTGCGAGGTAGTCAACGCTCTCTGGTCCAACGTGCGCTCCGTCAAGATAGTCGTGCACGCCATGGCGTGACGGAATCTGCCCGGTGAGCAGGCTTGCGCGGGCAGGCGAGCATACCGGCGACGCGCAGAAAAATCGACTCAGGCGGGTGCCCTCGGCGGCAAGCGCATCAAGGTGAGGAGTCTGAATCTCGGTGTTCCCTGCGCATCCGAGCGCCCAGGGGCCCTGATCATCGCTCATGATGACGACGATATTCGGATGCCGCTGCTCGGCGCCGTGCATCGTCATCGCGCTCCGGCAGAGACGACGGGCGCTGCTCCGACTGTGCGGGCGACTCCCTCGGCGGCCGAGCGGTAGCTCTCCAGCACCACTTCAACGACGTGTCGCGCGTGGGAGAGCGGAACAGTGGGCCGTCCGCCGTTGATGACGTCGAGAAAGTCGGCCAGCTGCGCGGTGAATGCGTGTTGAATGTCGTCTGGATGCCGCTCGTGGAGCACCCTCGAACGGCCATCGACCTGAACAAGGGTTCCCGAACGCGGATCCGCGACGACGACGCCGCGCTCGCAGACGATAAAGAGACTGTCTGCCTTCAACGGTGGGTCGGAGATGACGTTGATCGAGGCGCCGATGCCGTTGGCGAGCCGAAGCGCAATGGTGCCGTCGGTCTCCACCTCGGACGAGAAGCGATTCACTGTCGATGCGAGCACCCGTTCAGCACGTCCGCCACCGAACCACAGCGAGCGATCGATGCAGTGGCCACCGATGTTGATGAGCGCCCCGCCACCCGCGACGGTCGGAGAGAAGAACCAGCCAGAACGTGTGCCCGGCCGGTAATCAGTGCTGCGAAAGTCTCGAACCATAACGACGTCGCCCAGCTCTCCCGAGTCAATGTGCTCCTTTGCCGCGACCTTGTCGGGCATGAAGTGCTGAATATGGCCGACAGTGAGGGCGACACCAGCTGTGTCGCAGGCGGCGATCATTGCATCGCAGTCGTCAAGCGTTGTCGCCATGGGCTTCTCGACGAGCACATGAAGTCCTGCGCGAGCAGCATCCGTCACCATCGGGAGGTGAAAGGAGTGCGGGGTGTTGACGATTACCGCGTCGACGGTTCCGCTGTCAATCATGTCCCTGTAGTCCGTGAACGAACTGGCGCCCCCGGCCGCAGCCGCTGCACGCTGCGCCACGACGGCGTCAATGTCGCACACCGCCGAGATTGACGCGTTCGGCAGCTCCAAGGCCGCCGCAATGTGGTAGTCAGCAACGGCTCCTGCGCCGATGAGTCCAATTCGCATTCTTCTCCCCTTGAGTGGTCGTCAGGCGTCTTTGCGAGCACCGCATGAGCGGCGCACAACAACGCGAGGACGGAGCCTGATTTGATGGAGTGGGCAATCGTTGCCCTCAACGAGGCGACGAATGAGCACATCGGCGGCCATGCGCCCGATGCGATATTTCGGTGGCGAGACCGCGGTGAGCGGAATCTCAGCGAGGTCGGCTGTCTCGTCATCATAGGAGACGAGGGCGATGTCATCGGGGACGGTCATGCCCGAACGACGGATTGCTCCCTCGAGCATCGTCGCTTCGCGGTCTCCGAAGACAAGTGCGGCTGTGGCCTCGAACTGCCGCAGCATTTCATATGCCGATTCGGCAGAATCGAGCTCCCAATCGGTTTTGGGCTGCGCAAACTCGAGCCCCGCGGGCAAGCCAAAATCGCTGATGGCACGGCGATAGCCGAGCACAACTGCTGGCGCTGTGGGCGTGCGATCCCGCGTGAGAAGGGCAATGCGCTCGTGACCAAGGGATCTGAGATGCCGGACTGCGTCGTACGCGCCACCCTGATGATCGGAGCAGACGTGCTCGGTGCGGTCACCCGCGCCGGAGTCGAACAGGCTGCGTTCGAGAAGCACAACGGGCACGGGCAGCTCCATCAGCCGTTGCGCCCGCCCGTCAGGATCATCGAGCCCGGTGAGGGTCGGCACGAGAAGAAGACCCTCGACTCCGGCATCCAGCAGAAAATCAATGCTCTCATCTTCGAGTGCGCTGTCGTAACGATACGTTGCAAGCTGGAGTGAGGCTCCGACCGCCGAAAGCGACTCGTCGATCCCTTGAAGTACGCGTGGGTAATACAGCTGAGTGTCGGGAAGCAGCACTCCGACTCTGCGGCGAACGCGTTCCTCTTTCCGTCGTGCCGGAACGACGAAGCTTCCCGCCCCCTGCCGGCGCATCACGATCCCCTGCGCCACAAGCTCGTCGAATGCCCGACGCACAGTCGTCAACGAAAGTCCGGTCTCCTCTGCGAGCTGCTGCTCGGTCGGTAGCTTCTGACCAGACGTCCACGTGCCCGCGAGGATTCCACGGCGCAATTCGTCAGCGAGGATCTCGAATTTGAGCCCTCGGGTCTCGGCATCGCGAAGCGCCTTCGTTGGCTTCTTCGGCATTGCTCCCCCCTCATGTCGTGGTCTTCTCGATTCTTACGAGAAATAAGAAAGGAATAAAGACCTAATTTGAGCTCTATTCGCTGCGAGCGTGCACCATCAGGCACTTCTTCCCGCCTTTTTGAGCAGAATCTTCGGATTACTCATTGAATACTCCCCTCAGTCGTTGTGAGAGTCGAGCGAAACAGGTGGCGACGACGCCACCAGAAGGTGAAAGGTGAACCAATGGCGAAGATCCGAGTTCTCTCCGCCCTCGCCCTTGGCGGCGTTCTTGCGGTGGCCGCAAGTGGGTGTGCTCCGCAAGGCGGAGGCGACAGCGACGTGCTGACCTACTGGTCAATGTGGAAAGAAGGAGAGGCCCAGCAGAAAGTCATGGCACAGGCCATCGCCGATTTCGAAGACGAGACCGGAATCACTGTAGACGTTCAGTGGCAGGGCCGAGACAACGTGAAGAAAGTTGTTCCGACGCTCAACACCAATAAGGTCCCCGACCTTCTCGATGGCTCGTTCGCAAAGCTTGCGCCCATTCTGGCCGAAACGGGTCAGGCTGCACCGCTCACGGGCGCGTACGACACGAAGGTCGATGGCGAAACCGCGTCGCAGCTCATTCCTCGCAAATACCGTGACGTCGGGAGTCTGACGACCGAGGGCGCCGACGCTCCATGGATGCTGCCGTATTCACTGACTAGCGATGCCATGTGGTTCAACGCGGCTGAGCACCCCGAACTCGCAGAGAACCCTCCCGCGACCTGGGAGGATTTCACCGACACCCTCGATGACCTCAAGGCTGATGGCGAAACTCCCATCGGCATCGATGGTGATGTGTCGGGCTACAACGCGTACTGGTACACCACGCTCATGATGCGTCTCGAAGGCCCAGGCTCGCTCAAGAAGATGGCTGCAGACGAGTCGGGCGAGGCGTGGGACTCTCCCGAGGCGCTGAAGGCAGCGCAGATGGTGTCGGAACTCGTCGAGGGCGGCTATTTCATCGATGGCTACAACGCCAGCAAATGGCCCGCTCAGCAGCAGAATTGGGCTGCGAACAAGGCGGCGCTGATGTTCAACGGAACCTGGATCCCCACAGAAACCGGTCCGTACGCTGCAGACGGCTTCGAATATTCGTCATTCCCCTTCCCTGCCGTTGGTGACGGCCCGGTGTCGCAACGTGCGGACTTTGTCGGTTTTGCCGTCACGGCCAAGGCGCACAACTCGAAAAACGCGCAGAAATTCGCTTCGTTCTTCCTCGGCAAGGAGTACCAGGATGCCTTGGGGACCGAGGCGGGCATTCTCCCGATTCGAGCGGATGCCGCTGTGGGCGACGACATGGTGTCGGTCAAAGAGGCTCTCGATAACGCCGATTCGTTTTACCAACAGAATGACGGAATCACCTTCCCCGGGTACTCCGAGAAACTCCTGTGGCCAACGCTCGACAAGCTCGTGCTCGGAACCGTAACGCCCGAGCAGTTCATTGACCAGATGAAGTCTGGCCAGGCGGACTATTGGAAGCAGAACTCATGACTGAAACGGCTCGCCTCGTCCGGGCCCGGCGCACCGCTGGTGCGGGCACCCATCAGGGTATTCGCACCAGCGGCAACGCCATCGACCGAGGCCGAAAGAAGCTTTTCGTGCCGTTCGTCGGGCCGGCCTTCTTGTTCTACACGATCTTGTTTGTCGTACCTGCTCTCTTCGCCGTCTGGATCAGCTTCAACAAGTGGGCAGGCGCCGGTCCGATGGAGTTCGTCGGATTCAAGAACTACGTGAGGCTGTTTTCCGACAGACTCTTCATTCAGTCGTTCGTCAACACTCTCCTGCTGCTCTTCGTCGTTGGAATCGCAATCTTCGTGATCGCCTTCGGTCTCACCCTCGTGCTGCGAGACATGGTCGGACGCAAGGTCGCGCGCTCGGTGATTTTCTTTCCGCACCTTGTCAATGCCATGATCTTCGGGGTTCTTGCCGGGTTCATTTTCAACCCCGGTGGACTCGTCAATACTCTGCTCGGTGGGTTCGGTGTCACCGACCCTCCAGCCTGGTTGTCTCACGAAAACATGTTTCCACTCATCATGGTGATGATGACCTGGATCACGACCGGGTATTTCACCACAATCTTGATGGCCGGAGTCGACCGGATACCCCCGTACTACTACGAGGATTGCGCACTCGCCGGCGCAAACGCCTGGCAGCGCCTTCGCTATGTCATCCTCCCGCTGACGTGGGACGTCTTCGGCACCTGTGCAGTGCTCTGGACGATCTCGTCCGTGAAAATCTTCGAGATCATCTGGGTCTTCGGTGGATCGACAGGGCAGGGAATGCCTCCGACGCAGACATGGAGCACGGCCGTCTACACCTACGTCACTGCCTTCTCGGGAGAATCAATCCCTGCCTACGGCTCGGCGACAGCATCCGCCGTGCTCTCACTCGCCCTCGTCTCTGTGCTCGTCGTGCTGCTTCGTCGCGTGATGAAGCGCGATGCCGTGGAGTTCTAGGAGGAACCGATGACTATGACCGAGATCACACCAACAGAATCGGCCGTGCAACCGGCATCCGCCCCTCGTCGCCGTCGCCACAAACGCGGCGCCGCAATCAGGAACGATCGCAGCGTGCTACGTGGAATCGGGCTCGTCGTTCTCTGGCTCTTCGTCGCACTAAACATCGGCTGGATGGTCTGGATGGTCATTCAGGCATTCCGCGACACGCGATCCATTCTGAGCGACCCGTGGGGTTTGCCGACGTCGTTCGATCCGATCAACTTCGTCACGGCGTGGACTGTCGGCGACTTCGCCACGGCGACACTCAATAGCGTTGTCACAACGACGGTTTCGTCGGTATTGACCGTCGCGGTTGCGGCCCCCGCCGCCTACTATCTCAGCCGCGTCGACAACAAGCTGACGCAGTCGCTCACGATGTATTTCGTCTTGGGCCTCGGCATTCCCGCACAGGTGATTCTCATTCCGTTGTTCGTCATGCTCAATCAGGTGTATCTGACCGACAGTCTCATCGGGCTCAACCTCGTGTACATCGGCGTATCGATGCCATTCACGGTGTTTCTGCTCACGGCGTTCTTCCGGTCGCTTCCACTTGAGATGGAGGAGGCGGCCGCGCTCGACGGCACGACGGCCTTTGGCACGTTCTGGCGCATCACGCTGCCCCTGGCAAAGGGCGGCATCGTCACGGCGTTCGTTCTGCAAGTGATCTCCCATTGGAACGAGACGCTGCTTGCGCTGACCCTCATGCAGTCGACAGAGAACTACACGCTGCCGGTCGCGCTCATATCGTTCATTCAGCAGCAGACGTATTCGGGCGCCGACTGGGGCGGGCTCTTCGCGGGCTTGTGCATCGTGGTCATCCCAATGCTGATCATCTACCTGTGGCTCGGACGACGTCTGACGGAGGGGCTCACTCTCGGCATGGGCAAGTGACAACTGAGTCGGGCCAACAGCCCAACATCCTGCTGATCATGGCGGATCAGCTTGGTGCGCACGTGCTTGATCGGGATGCGGAGTTCTCAGACACTCCGCATCTCGATCGGCTCGCCGAGTCGGGTGCCGACTTTGAGCGTGCATACGTGACCTTTCCCCTCTGCGTACCCTCTCGAGCAAGCATGCTGACAGGGCGGATGCCGCATGAGCTCGGCATTTCGGGAAATGCTCTGGGCAGTAGGAGCGCCGAATCAGAACCTGCCCTCGACGAGAACAGTCTCGGGCATGTGCTGCGCCGTGCCGGATATGACTGCGCGTACGCCGGAAAATGGCACGCAACATCACCGAGCGCACCGGACGGAACCGGCTTCGACGTGCTGAGCCCATTCGGGGATGCTGGACTTGCCGACGCGTGCGCGGAGTGGATTCGTGCTCGCAACGGCGAAACACCATACTTTCTCTGTGCGTCGTTTGACGACCCGCACACCATCTGCGAATACGCACGTCGACAGCCGATGCCGTACGGAGACACACGGCGAGCGCCGATCTCGGATGCACCACCGCTTCCCGCCAACTTCGAGCCAGCTCCGTTTGAACCCGAAGCAGTTCGCTTCGAGAAGCACGCTGCACAGAACGTGTACGCGACGGAGCACTACACGCCAGAGGAGTGGCGCGAGTATCGCTACGCGTATCGTCAGCTCATTTCACGTTTCGACGGCTACGTGGGCACCCTGCTCGGCGCCCTCGGCGACGGCGATGCTGAGAACACGATAGTCATCGTCACGAGTGACCACGGAGACGGCGACGCATCGCACCGGTGGAATCAGAAGACAGCGCTCTTCGAGGAGTGCGTGCGGGTTCCACTCATCGTCGCCGGGCCGGGAGTTCCACGAACAACAGTGACCGAGCCGGTGTCGGTATGTCTCGATCTCGTGCCGACCGTGAGCGAGATTGCGGGCGTGAGCGCGACGCCCGACGACACGCAGCCCACACGACGCGGCGTACCGCTTCCGCTCGGCGGCCCCGGGCATCCTGTTGAGCGAGACATCGTCGTGCAGACCCGATTTGAGCGACCCGGTCCGCCACTCACGAGCGGACGCGCGCTCTACGCCGGCGCCTACAAGTACACCGTCTACAGCTGGGGACGCCATCGCGAACAGCTGCACGACATCGAGCGAGACCCCGGCGAACAGCGCAATCTTGCCGTCGAGTCGCGGTACGACAATGTTCTCGACGATCTGCGACTGCGACTGCTCACGTGGTGCCGAGACACAGACGATAGGGATGCTCTGAAGTTTCTCGTGATTCCGGCAAGCGCCGACGACAGCATCCGGAGCGAGATCTTCGCGATTCCGTACTGAATGCTTTCTCGAATCGCGGGAGGTCACATCCACGGGTTTGCGAATGAGTCTTGAATTCTCCTTCCACTCTTGGCTGGGATACGAGCACAGTCACAAGGAGGTACTGATGAAACTCAGCCGTCGCGGTGTTCTCACCGCCGGAATCGTCGCCGGTGCGACCGTACCGAACATCTCGGGCCTGTCGGCGGCGGGCGCGACACCCCGTGGTGGTGTACGAACCGGTGCAGCAATCACAGACATCGAGAAGCGCGCAGAAGAGCTCGATCCCCCGATCTTCCTTCTTGAAAGTCGTGTGCCGAAGCAGTTCAGCGCCGATGAGAACTCGACGATCGAGATCTCGGCCGAGCGTGCAAAGGTCGGCTTGCACAGCCTTGCGTGGACCTATGCCGCGGGGTCGGTTCTCACCGTCAAGCAGCCGCTGCGATATGCCGCGAGCTCTTACGCCGTCGGCGACGACCAGGCATGGATGGGCACTGTCGACACGTTCTGCGTGTGGATCTACAACGAGACCCCGACAGACAAGCCACTGCGCATCGAATTTGGGCGCGGCGCGAACTCCGACTGCTGGTTCGACTTCGGCCTCGACTTCACAGGCTGGCGAACATGCTGGGTTCGCTTCGGCTACGACACCGAGGGCACACCGCACCACGGCATGAACCGCGTGCGCTTTATCGCGCCCACGCACGAGGGGCGTCTCTTTATCGACCAGGTGATCCTCAACACCGAGATGCGACCTGACCACCCGACCCCAGACGACCAGGTGCCCACTGTGCAGCCTGAGATCGCCACCGCCGATAACCACCACTGGCTGGCGCTCCTTGAGTTTCGGTCGGCTCTCGCCGAGCATCCGCTTCCACCCGCAGCGAGCACCGATGGCGTCGCCGATGTGCGAGAGCGTCTTCTCGCGTCGCTTGCGGGCAAGCCGTCCGTGTCAGCCGAAGCCCTCGCAACGCTGACCTCGACGGTCGACGCTCTCGGCACCCCCGCTCTTACGGACGACTCCACGCCGATCGGAACCGGCTCCTTCGTCAACGGCTACCAGAGCGCCATCTGGCCGATCGAGCTGCGCAGCGACATCGCCGAGTTCGCGTCTGTCGTCACCCTGCGCAAAGTGACGGATGCCATGCTTACCGTTGCGCAGGCGGTAAAAGCATCACGCGATCAGAACGCGTCGACTGCCGCAGGATTCGCGACGCTGTACCTTCGACTCTTCGCGCATCTCGAAGACCAAGGTTTCGCCACGGGCAGTGCGCAAGGCAGCATCCATCACATCGGCTATCAGTACCGCGGGTTCGCCGACTCGCTCCTGCTCGCCCAGCCTGTTCTCGAGAACAACAAACTGTGGGATCGGGCACGGAGCAATCTGTCGTGGTTCTTCGGGATTGGCCGGCTGACGCAGGACTTCAGCGATCCTTCACACTACGGCGGCCTGGTCGACGTGCTGAACACGCTGTTGCAGGGCCTGATCATCTCCGGGCTGACACAAGACGACGAGAGTGAGCAGGCAACAGTGCTGACGGCCGTGACCTCGTGGCTCAACCGTGCGCTCACGCACTCGCCCGGCCTGTCGGGTGGGTTCAAGCCCGACGGCACCACGTTTCACCACATGGGCCCGTACCCGGACTACGCTCGCGACGCATTCGCGGGAATGAGCCCCGTTATCGCACTTCTGCACGGAACTGCCTTCGGGGTGTCTGCCGAGGCACGGCAGGTGCTGCGCACGGCCCTCCTCACCCAACGACTTCATGCGAACACCACGCAGTGGCCCCTTTCTCTCACAGGCCGGCACCCCACTGGCGACAAGGCGCTGCACGTCCCAACCTTTCAGCACCTTGCGGGCGTGCCTGACCCCGGTGCAGCTGGGCCATTCGACACCGCCGTTGCTTCCGCATTCCTGCGTCTGCTGCCTGCGCAGCCCACCAACGCGCAGAAGAAGTTTGCCGCAAAACTCACCGAAGCGGGAATCTCGAAGGAGCCAGCACCGGGCGGCAACTGGCAGCTCGGCTACGCTGCGTGCGGACTGCATCGTCGCGACGAATGGCTCGTCACAATGCGTGGGCACAGCCGCTACCTCTGGTCGACGGAGATCTATGACGGTGCCAACCTCTACGGGCGGTACTCGACGTACGGCACTGTGGAGATTCAGGCGGTGCCCGATGCCACCGGGCAGATCACTCATGCTGCAAACGGCTACGTTCAGCCGGGTTGGGACTGGAACCGCTTCCCCGGTGCCACGACGCGCCACCTCGGGTGGGAGCAGCTGAAGGCCGATCTCACGGGCACGATCGAGCAGATGGTGCTCACACGCTCTGCGTTCGCCGGCGCCGGATCGTGGAAAGGCGCGCACGGTGTCTTCGGCATGCATCTCATGGAGCATCCATTTTTCGACGAGACGCACACGGCACGCCTCTCGCGGTTCAGCTTTGACGACCTCATCGTTGTGCTCGGTAGCGACATCTCGAACGAAAGCGCGAACGCTGAAACCGAGACGACGCTCTATCAGGTGCGCGTTCCCGACGGCAGCGCCACGGGTGCCGACTCGACACAAACGCTGACGGAGGGCACACCGCTCGTCGATCCGCTCGGAAACGGATACTACGTGGCCTCTGGTCAGAAGCTCCGCACGATCTCTGCGGCTCAGTCGGGCCCTGACCAGTCGGGGGCGAAGACGGGGAGCGCGGAGTATCAGACGGCACTTCTGCGTCACGGCACCGCGCCGAACTCACTGGGCTATGAGTACGCGATCCTCGTGCAGGCCGGCGAGGCAAAGACGCGGGAGTTCACGACAAAGATGACGACGGATGCCGCGCCCTACACGGTTGTGCGCAAGGATGCCGCTGCACACGTCGTCAGCCATCGGGGCACCGCCATAACGGCATCCGTGTGCTTCTCTGCCGTCAATGACCTCACAGGCACGGTCACCGGCACAGACACTCCCTGTCTTCTTATGGAACACGTGAATGGGGAGAAGCTGGAATTGTCGGTCACGGACCCCGACCTGCACCTGTACGAGGGCGACGACCCCGACCAGTTCGCGGCCGACGGCACATACGAGGGCCGCATGACGAGTTACTCGCGGCCGTGGCGTGCCAACGTGAGTGCCGAGTCGACGGTTACGTTGACTCTTGCCGGACGGTGGTCGTGCACGGCGGAGGGCGCCACAGCATCCATCTCAGGTGATGCCACAACGCTCACCGTCACGTGTCAGCACGCGGCAAGCCGGGATCTCACGTTGACGTCTGCGTGACTGTCGCTTGAACGACCCGACGTCACCCTTCGCGAATGGTCATCGAGACGATTTTGTCCCCGGCAGTCTCGAAGGCAAACGAGCTGCGGCCGTTCGCCCAGGTGCTCTTCCAGTCGCCGACGACGGTCACCGCGGAGCCGCTCTGATCGACCTCTTCGGGGGTGAGCACACCGGTCGCGCCGATGAACTCTTTGTCGCTCCAGCCCTTGATCGCGTCGCGTCCGGTAAAGATGCGACCCCAGTCATCGACGAAGCCATCCTCGGTGAATGCGTCGAGAAAACCGGCCTCGTCGTGTGCGTTGACGGCATCGATGAAAGACTGCACGGGTTGGGGAACGGATGCGCTCAGGCTGTGCTCCTTGTGTCGGCGGTGTGACAGGCCCAGTCAACGCGACGGGCGCAGCCGTGTCTACCCCGGGGAATGAGCAGTGGCCACGAATCCTCGTAAATTTCGGCTGCCCACCAGCTACCCGGCCGTGCCCTCATCATCGCTTGGCGCAGCCGTCGATGCCCAAGCTGCGCACACAAGGCTCGCCCCGGTTACGCCGAAGACGATGGCGGCGCCACCGAGCACGGAGAGCCCGGCGACAACGAGCGGTATCACGGTCTGTCCGGCGCGATTGCCGACCAGACGAAGTGATGCTGCCACTCCCCTCTGACGCACCGGTGCCAGAAGTGTGATCCACGACATGGTGAGAGGCTGGACGGTTCCTGCCGCAAGCCCATAGATCACCATCGCTACGGTGAGCCCAAATACTCCGAGTGGCAAGGCGAGAGCCATGAGGCTCAACGCCGAGAGAATCGAGCCCGCCACGAGTATGTGCCGACGGCCAAATCGCCGGGTCAAATGCGAGAGTGTGATGCGTGAGGCCATCGTTGCAGCACCTCGCGCGACAAGCATGATCGTGATCCACGATGCGGCAAAACCTCTCTCCTGGCTGAGCAGAGGAAGGTACGCGAGCACGATGTCAAGCGACGAGAGCACAAGGCTGCTCACGATGAGCGCGCGCAGAACACCACTCATGCGCAGGAGCTGCACGGCACCGCGCAGCACGGGGCGAGGTCTGCCGTTTCTCGACGCCGTCGATCTGCTGTGTACCGGGGGAATCAGCAGCGAGAGAATGAGGCAGAGGGAGGCCATACAGGTGACGATTCCCGCAATCATCGCGAACGGCGGAACATCAGCACCGTCGTCGTGAGGCAGCGAGAGCAGCACGGGCCCGAGCATCTGACCCGTCGACGTGACAAACGTATAGAGACCAAACGCCGAGTCGAGCCGCGCCGGAGCAGCCGCACGCATCACCCAAGCCTGCTCTCCGACAACGGAGAAGAGCACGCCAAGACCCAGCAACACCGTAGCTGCGAGCAAACCGAGAAGTGATCCACCGGCCAGAAGCGCAGCAAACCCGGCTGCGAGAAAGGACAACGCTCCGATCACAAGACAGAGACGCTCCCCCACGTGATCCGCCATCCGCCCGGCGGGGAGGGCGAACACGAGCGGGGGTATCGCAAACGCCGCTGTGGCAACGCCGAGCCACGACGAGCTATACCCCAGCTCGAGAATGGCGTAGGAAATCGCGGGACGCAACGCGTAGCTGATCATCTGCACGAACAAAGCGTGCACAAGCAGAACACTCAGAACTCCGCGTCGTGTT
The Paramicrobacterium chengjingii DNA segment above includes these coding regions:
- a CDS encoding carbohydrate ABC transporter permease, with product MTMTEITPTESAVQPASAPRRRRHKRGAAIRNDRSVLRGIGLVVLWLFVALNIGWMVWMVIQAFRDTRSILSDPWGLPTSFDPINFVTAWTVGDFATATLNSVVTTTVSSVLTVAVAAPAAYYLSRVDNKLTQSLTMYFVLGLGIPAQVILIPLFVMLNQVYLTDSLIGLNLVYIGVSMPFTVFLLTAFFRSLPLEMEEAAALDGTTAFGTFWRITLPLAKGGIVTAFVLQVISHWNETLLALTLMQSTENYTLPVALISFIQQQTYSGADWGGLFAGLCIVVIPMLIIYLWLGRRLTEGLTLGMGK
- a CDS encoding sulfatase family protein, coding for MTTESGQQPNILLIMADQLGAHVLDRDAEFSDTPHLDRLAESGADFERAYVTFPLCVPSRASMLTGRMPHELGISGNALGSRSAESEPALDENSLGHVLRRAGYDCAYAGKWHATSPSAPDGTGFDVLSPFGDAGLADACAEWIRARNGETPYFLCASFDDPHTICEYARRQPMPYGDTRRAPISDAPPLPANFEPAPFEPEAVRFEKHAAQNVYATEHYTPEEWREYRYAYRQLISRFDGYVGTLLGALGDGDAENTIVIVTSDHGDGDASHRWNQKTALFEECVRVPLIVAGPGVPRTTVTEPVSVCLDLVPTVSEIAGVSATPDDTQPTRRGVPLPLGGPGHPVERDIVVQTRFERPGPPLTSGRALYAGAYKYTVYSWGRHREQLHDIERDPGEQRNLAVESRYDNVLDDLRLRLLTWCRDTDDRDALKFLVIPASADDSIRSEIFAIPY
- a CDS encoding chondroitinase family polysaccharide lyase, with the protein product MKLSRRGVLTAGIVAGATVPNISGLSAAGATPRGGVRTGAAITDIEKRAEELDPPIFLLESRVPKQFSADENSTIEISAERAKVGLHSLAWTYAAGSVLTVKQPLRYAASSYAVGDDQAWMGTVDTFCVWIYNETPTDKPLRIEFGRGANSDCWFDFGLDFTGWRTCWVRFGYDTEGTPHHGMNRVRFIAPTHEGRLFIDQVILNTEMRPDHPTPDDQVPTVQPEIATADNHHWLALLEFRSALAEHPLPPAASTDGVADVRERLLASLAGKPSVSAEALATLTSTVDALGTPALTDDSTPIGTGSFVNGYQSAIWPIELRSDIAEFASVVTLRKVTDAMLTVAQAVKASRDQNASTAAGFATLYLRLFAHLEDQGFATGSAQGSIHHIGYQYRGFADSLLLAQPVLENNKLWDRARSNLSWFFGIGRLTQDFSDPSHYGGLVDVLNTLLQGLIISGLTQDDESEQATVLTAVTSWLNRALTHSPGLSGGFKPDGTTFHHMGPYPDYARDAFAGMSPVIALLHGTAFGVSAEARQVLRTALLTQRLHANTTQWPLSLTGRHPTGDKALHVPTFQHLAGVPDPGAAGPFDTAVASAFLRLLPAQPTNAQKKFAAKLTEAGISKEPAPGGNWQLGYAACGLHRRDEWLVTMRGHSRYLWSTEIYDGANLYGRYSTYGTVEIQAVPDATGQITHAANGYVQPGWDWNRFPGATTRHLGWEQLKADLTGTIEQMVLTRSAFAGAGSWKGAHGVFGMHLMEHPFFDETHTARLSRFSFDDLIVVLGSDISNESANAETETTLYQVRVPDGSATGADSTQTLTEGTPLVDPLGNGYYVASGQKLRTISAAQSGPDQSGAKTGSAEYQTALLRHGTAPNSLGYEYAILVQAGEAKTREFTTKMTTDAAPYTVVRKDAAAHVVSHRGTAITASVCFSAVNDLTGTVTGTDTPCLLMEHVNGEKLELSVTDPDLHLYEGDDPDQFAADGTYEGRMTSYSRPWRANVSAESTVTLTLAGRWSCTAEGATASISGDATTLTVTCQHAASRDLTLTSA
- a CDS encoding nuclear transport factor 2 family protein; this encodes MQSFIDAVNAHDEAGFLDAFTEDGFVDDWGRIFTGRDAIKGWSDKEFIGATGVLTPEEVDQSGSAVTVVGDWKSTWANGRSSFAFETAGDKIVSMTIREG